The genomic window CAGCCCGGAGGTAAatctaataattttaaaaatacaTTTGAATCTCTCTACTTTTGCTACTCTACCTGTCCAGTCGTATTCTTTTATTGGCTTTGGTTTGGGCATTGAGTTTGGATTGGTCCACGTACTCAATCTCGTATAATGACTACAAAGGAAAATACTCTTGCAAGCTACAAAtcaacatttttttcttattacTTTTCATAGTAAATTCGTTTTGACGTTGGATCTACTTTGGACTCCCATCCTTCTGGGAGAGCCTTAGCGTTTTCCTCAACAAATAGAACAGTCGGCTGAAGCTCAGACTCCTCATCTCCGTCGCTTTTAGAACCAGAATTCAAGGATTGAACTGACACAGGAGACTGTCCCTCAGAAAGAGAAcggcttcgtttcttcattTCACTGTGATACTCCTCAGGAAAAGGCTGCGGTGGTGGAGCAGAAATTTTAGGTTTGGTCACTGACAAAGAGGGATTTGATCGAATTCGAGATCTCATTTtttgaaatgacgtcatcattcgaTAACGATGATTACCCAAAGCGcctaaaataattcaattaattaattaattaattgattaattattttttgattcTTGCCTTTCAACGTCGGATTTGGACGAACTTCGAGTTCCAAGTATTTTCCCGCGTTCTTTAGGATGTCCACCGCGTCCTCGTGCTTCAGACCGACGAGACTTGTACCGTTTGCGCGTAGCAATTCGTCTCCGACCTCAATTTCTCCATCTGTGCATAAGAAATGCGATTCTAAAGCTTTGGACCTTGCGTTTTGGCTGACCGGCcacgccttcttcttttatgTCTGATACAATCAAACCAATGCCGTGTTCGGCGCCTCCTTTTATGCTGAAGTCAAATCCTGACGGTCCGCGCGCAATTTTGACGACAATGACTTCTCGTTTATTCATTTCTAGCTTGcctagcgtgcgttagccCTCACTGCGGGATGAGCACGGGTGATTTGAAAAACAACGTTCGGAAGCTTCTCGTCGAACTTCGACAGGCTAAATACGGCAGCAACATAGACATCGAAGGGTAGGCGTCTTGAGGGGGCCCATTTGGAGGCGAATCCTCAGTAATTTTTCTCAGCTTGGCGCGAGGAAGATCCGAAGCGATTCTACCGCTTATCCATTATGCATTTCTGTCCTTTTCGCTACCGCTGGCTCGATACATATCATCGAAAGGCTACGAATTATTCGGAAAAAACGATCTCCGCTTCACTCAGTCATTCTACAAGGCGAGACCGAAAAAATACAGGCGTACACACTAAAAACGACGCCTCCTACAGATTCTTTTAACCGAATTCGACTATCGACCGCGATTGACCGTGCAGCAATTTCTCTCCGAAGGATTCGCCGAGAGAAAATTGATGACAGTGTCAGACATTTTCAAACTGTGCACTCAAAAACACGAACAGATGCAGAAACGCGAACGCAAGCCGTTGAGAGCGTTCAACCAACGCGGCGGCGTATCAAAAGACACAAAGGTATAATAGCCCaaaaaattctaaattttaatttgaaATTATTTCGTAGCTGACGGAAGTGAAAGTGGTTAGAAATCTCGAAACGGGTTCTCatctcgaagacgacgctccTCTTCCCTTGCAACCACCTCGGCCCACCGAACAAAGTTTTCCCACTGTTCCAGCACtgagaaattcaatttcacaGTCCGGTATGGAGTCCCCGGAGGAATTCACCCCATCTCAAAGTAAGATTGTTCCCTTGATGACGTCCGGTGGCGTCTTTCCTTTCGCTGAATCGAAGACCGATAAAGAATGCAATCCCCCTATGATTGCTTCTAAGTATCGAATTCCCTCGACTCTAACGAGACCAACTCTGCTTTCGGATGACCCAGCGTCAATAGAAACAGCTGCCAAAGCAGCAGAGATGTACTGGGCAAGTGACAATGAATCAGAacacgaagaagaagaggaagaggaggaggataaAAATGATCTTAGTCTCAGTCTGTCTTTCCACGTGAATAGTCGGCCTACTGAACCGGAAACGCGCGCCTCTACGACGACAGATTCGACGAGCGTACTCTCCGTACTGACACAAATACAGAATCAATTGGAAAAGCTTCAGAAATCGATAACTACTCTAGAAGCTCGATTGACAATAGTTGAAACGAAGGTGCAACTATTAGAACAACGCTGAATTTATAATGTTAGGGCACGTCGACGTGAGTGTCTGAGAGCTCCTGATCACTTCCACTGCCTTCCTCCATTCTCTTTAAGCTTTTTAGAAGatgctcgttttcgttgcaCTGACGTCGCAATGGAAACGAGACTCCGTCTCCAATACTAAAGAAAAGTAgttatatataattaattaatagaatttttttcattaccTATTCTTGAATGGCAAGAACCACTTCCACCGAACGGGTCCCATCACTTGACGAAAATTTTCGCGCCAGCCAAGTCCGAATGCTTTCTTATCCTTTCCATAGAACATGAGTGGTGCACGACTCGATTCTATGTGTAGAGACAAAGTCAACAAACCCAGCTGCTTTACTTCTACG from Oscarella lobularis chromosome 1, ooOscLobu1.1, whole genome shotgun sequence includes these protein-coding regions:
- the LOC136193348 gene encoding uncharacterized protein, with the translated sequence MSTGDLKNNVRKLLVELRQAKYGSNIDIEGLARGRSEAILPLIHYAFLSFSLPLARYISSKGYELFGKNDLRFTQSFYKILLTEFDYRPRLTVQQFLSEGFAERKLMTVSDIFKLCTQKHEQMQKRERKPLRAFNQRGGVSKDTKLTEVKVVRNLETGSHLEDDAPLPLQPPRPTEQSFPTVPALRNSISQSGMESPEEFTPSQSKIVPLMTSGGVFPFAESKTDKECNPPMIASKYRIPSTLTRPTLLSDDPASIETAAKAAEMYWASDNESEHEEEEEEEEDKNDLSLSLSFHVNSRPTEPETRASTTTDSTSVLSVLTQIQNQLEKLQKSITTLEARLTIVETKVQLLEQR